In Candidatus Curtissbacteria bacterium, a single genomic region encodes these proteins:
- the carA gene encoding glutamine-hydrolyzing carbamoyl-phosphate synthase small subunit — MASYAKLVLEDGTVFEGRHFGAKNSKAGEVVFATGMVGYDLSLTDPSYKGQILTFTYPLIGNWGVPPRNNLESPNIQVSGLVISDLTETPSHWQSTKTLDTWLKEEGIPAIAEIDTRKLTQKLRQTGVMLGKIVAGGDVEIYDPNLENLVAQVSVKKLKAWESEGGKSKVKIGLLNCGAKENIRRSLTKRGATVYEMPWDFDPFAENLALDGLVISNGPGDPKMAKESIAIIKKALDKKLPTFGICLGNQLLALAAGGDTYKLKFGHRSQNQPTIQEGTKRCFITTQNHGFAVNEKKLPKGFKRWFYNANDNTNEGIIHEKLPFFSVQFHPEAAPGPTDTEFLFDYFLERVR; from the coding sequence ATGGCTAGTTATGCCAAGTTAGTCCTGGAAGACGGAACAGTTTTCGAAGGAAGACATTTTGGAGCGAAAAACTCTAAGGCGGGGGAAGTAGTATTTGCAACGGGAATGGTTGGATACGACCTCAGTCTCACCGACCCTTCATACAAGGGCCAAATTCTCACTTTTACATATCCACTAATAGGCAATTGGGGGGTACCCCCGAGAAATAATCTCGAGTCTCCAAACATCCAAGTTTCAGGTTTGGTAATCAGCGACTTAACAGAGACGCCAAGCCACTGGCAATCAACCAAAACTCTAGACACCTGGCTTAAAGAAGAGGGAATACCGGCAATTGCCGAAATAGATACCAGAAAATTAACTCAAAAGCTGCGCCAAACGGGAGTAATGCTGGGGAAAATCGTCGCGGGGGGCGATGTAGAAATATACGACCCAAATCTGGAAAATTTAGTAGCACAAGTTTCAGTCAAAAAATTAAAAGCTTGGGAATCTGAAGGCGGAAAATCTAAAGTAAAAATCGGGCTTTTGAACTGCGGCGCTAAAGAAAATATTAGACGGAGTCTAACCAAAAGAGGAGCTACGGTCTACGAGATGCCTTGGGATTTTGACCCATTCGCCGAAAATCTTGCTCTTGATGGACTTGTTATTTCAAATGGTCCCGGAGATCCCAAAATGGCAAAAGAATCAATAGCAATAATAAAAAAAGCGCTTGATAAAAAGCTGCCAACTTTTGGTATTTGCCTAGGCAACCAACTACTCGCTCTTGCGGCAGGCGGGGATACATACAAACTTAAATTTGGTCACAGGTCACAGAACCAACCGACAATCCAAGAGGGGACAAAACGTTGTTTTATTACAACTCAGAACCACGGATTCGCAGTCAATGAAAAAAAACTACCAAAGGGATTCAAGCGCTGGTTTTATAACGCGAACGACAATACCAACGAGGGGATAATCCACGAAAAACTTCCATTTTTCTCTGTACAATTCCACCCCGAAGCAGCACCAGGACCAACCGACACAGAGTTTCTGTTTGATTATTTCTTGGAAAGGGTAAGATGA
- the gyrA gene encoding DNA gyrase subunit A: MGDIGKIRQVEIIDEMQKSYLDYAMSVIVARALPDVKDGLKPVHRRIIYAMQKLGLTHSAHYSKSAKVVGEVLGKYHPHGDAPVYEAMVRMAQDFAMRYPLIDGQGNFGSVDGDSPAAMRYTEARLAAIAETLLYDLEKGTVDFVDNFDGTLKEPVFLPATLPNLLANGTSGIAVGMATNIPPHNLNEIVDAVMHLIDNPDASVEDLMQFVKGPDFPTGAQIYDITEITAAYATGRGKIMMRAKAEVEETKGGKFQIVVHEIPYQVNKATLVTRIAELVKDKKMEGISDLRDESDRKGMRIVIELKRDARPQSVLNNLYKHTALQQSFPVNMVALVNGIPQTLTLKMILEEFVKHRQSVITRRSQFELDEAKARAHILEGLKIAVDNIDAVIETIRKSKDQQDAKTNLMQKFKLSELQSLAILDMQLKRLAALERQKIEDELKMTMEEIAYLEDLLAHPEKILKVAKSELIKVKERFGDNRRTRVFKQKIGEFSEEDLIPNEPTIVTITVGGYVKRQDIGSFRTQRRGGKGISGITTKQEDIVANLFASNTHDNLLFFTNKGRVFQLKVYELPESSRISKGVAIVNLLELGQDEKILSILPIKKQQVKTGFVLMATKKGVIKKTAISAYEAIRRSGIIAIKLTDGDQLRWAKLTTGNDLVFLVSKRGMSIKFDEKDVRPMARDTMGVRGIKIKDGDELIGMDVIDMADEKADLLVITQKGIGKKTVVSNWPKQLRGGVGVKAANLAEKTGDIVTAKILTKEDEGLILTSQKGQVMRTTLRSIPRLTRDTQGVIVMRLSQGDQVAAATVIQKKKEEAIEIKDTNIDQKAQPVQNRAKQTATKPKVAVAPKPKKG, from the coding sequence ATGGGTGACATAGGAAAAATTAGGCAAGTTGAAATTATAGACGAGATGCAGAAGTCCTATTTGGACTATGCAATGTCCGTTATTGTCGCGCGGGCGCTGCCGGATGTCAAAGACGGCTTAAAGCCAGTTCACCGAAGAATTATTTACGCGATGCAAAAGTTGGGCTTAACTCACAGCGCCCACTACAGCAAAAGCGCAAAAGTAGTCGGTGAAGTTTTAGGTAAATACCATCCCCACGGCGACGCACCGGTTTACGAAGCAATGGTTCGCATGGCACAGGATTTTGCCATGCGTTACCCATTAATCGACGGTCAAGGTAACTTCGGCTCAGTCGACGGAGATTCTCCAGCTGCAATGAGATATACAGAAGCAAGGCTTGCGGCTATTGCAGAAACTCTTCTTTACGACTTGGAAAAAGGAACCGTCGATTTTGTAGATAACTTTGACGGCACCTTAAAAGAACCCGTTTTCCTTCCAGCAACACTCCCGAATCTTTTAGCTAACGGCACATCCGGTATCGCGGTCGGAATGGCGACAAACATTCCACCGCATAATCTAAACGAAATCGTCGACGCCGTCATGCACCTTATCGACAATCCGGACGCGTCTGTCGAAGACTTAATGCAATTTGTCAAAGGTCCCGATTTTCCAACGGGCGCACAAATTTACGACATCACGGAAATAACAGCAGCTTACGCGACCGGCCGGGGCAAGATCATGATGCGCGCAAAGGCCGAAGTTGAAGAAACAAAAGGCGGTAAATTCCAAATTGTCGTCCACGAAATTCCTTACCAAGTCAACAAAGCAACCTTAGTTACAAGAATCGCCGAACTCGTAAAAGATAAAAAGATGGAGGGTATTTCTGACCTTCGCGACGAATCCGACCGAAAGGGTATGAGGATTGTAATCGAGCTTAAGCGCGACGCTAGACCTCAATCGGTCCTCAACAACCTTTATAAACACACAGCACTCCAGCAATCCTTCCCGGTAAATATGGTCGCTCTCGTCAACGGCATCCCTCAGACATTAACGCTCAAGATGATTCTGGAGGAGTTTGTAAAACACAGACAATCAGTCATCACCAGAAGAAGTCAGTTTGAACTTGATGAAGCCAAAGCGCGAGCACACATCCTCGAGGGTTTGAAAATCGCGGTCGACAACATCGACGCGGTAATCGAAACAATCAGAAAATCTAAAGACCAGCAGGACGCAAAGACAAACTTAATGCAAAAGTTCAAGCTTAGCGAACTGCAATCACTCGCGATCTTGGATATGCAGCTTAAACGACTGGCGGCGCTCGAAAGGCAAAAAATTGAGGACGAGCTAAAGATGACAATGGAAGAAATCGCTTATTTGGAAGACCTCCTTGCTCACCCCGAAAAAATTCTTAAAGTAGCTAAAAGCGAACTCATAAAAGTTAAGGAGCGCTTCGGCGACAACCGCAGAACCCGCGTCTTCAAGCAAAAAATCGGAGAGTTCAGCGAAGAAGACTTGATACCTAATGAGCCGACAATCGTCACAATCACAGTCGGAGGTTACGTAAAGCGTCAGGACATCGGTTCCTTTAGAACTCAAAGGCGCGGAGGAAAAGGCATTTCTGGAATCACAACCAAACAAGAAGATATCGTCGCCAACTTGTTCGCAAGCAACACTCACGATAATCTCCTTTTCTTCACAAACAAAGGCCGCGTGTTCCAATTAAAAGTCTACGAACTTCCCGAATCGTCCAGGATCTCAAAAGGCGTTGCCATTGTTAATCTGCTAGAACTTGGTCAAGACGAAAAGATACTCTCCATTTTGCCAATCAAAAAACAACAGGTGAAAACTGGTTTCGTTTTGATGGCAACAAAAAAAGGAGTGATCAAGAAAACCGCAATCAGCGCGTATGAGGCGATTCGAAGATCCGGAATAATCGCGATCAAACTAACAGATGGTGACCAGCTAAGGTGGGCAAAATTAACCACAGGCAACGACCTCGTCTTCTTGGTTTCCAAAAGAGGCATGTCAATTAAGTTTGACGAGAAAGATGTAAGACCAATGGCGCGTGACACAATGGGAGTAAGAGGCATCAAGATTAAAGACGGCGACGAGCTTATTGGTATGGACGTCATCGACATGGCGGACGAAAAGGCAGACCTATTGGTAATTACCCAAAAGGGAATCGGCAAAAAGACAGTTGTTTCCAACTGGCCAAAACAGCTACGTGGGGGAGTCGGCGTAAAAGCAGCTAATCTTGCCGAAAAAACAGGTGACATCGTAACCGCTAAAATCTTAACCAAAGAAGATGAGGGATTAATTCTTACTTCCCAAAAAGGCCAAGTAATGCGAACAACGCTTCGATCCATACCCAGGTTAACTCGCGATACGCAAGGAGTCATCGTTATGCGATTGAGTCAAGGAGACCAAGTAGCAGCAGCAACTGTTATCCAAAAGAAAAAAGAGGAAGCAATAGAAATTAAAGACACAAACATAGACCAAAAAGCGCAACCTGTCCAAAATAGGGCTAAACAGACTGCCACAAAGCCAAAAGTGGCTGTTGCCCCAAAGCCAAAAAAGGGCTAG
- the gyrB gene encoding DNA topoisomerase (ATP-hydrolyzing) subunit B produces MPDTQDNSYSAKDIQVLEGLEPVRKRPGMYIGSTDIHGLHELVKEIVDNSVDEAIAGYAKNVYVVIAQDEKVTVVDDGRGIPVEIHPKMKKSTLEVTMTILHAGGKFGQGAYKVSGGLHGVGASAVNALSDWMRVEIRRDGKLYAQEYKRGKPTTKVEEVKESLVPSIIKPPKTGTASIFLPDKSIFSTIKTDFRVIAKKIKERAYLVAGLFFHIYDQRSGQEIHYYFDGGVQSLVRHLNKNKAPVNEKPIFVSRENNGILIEAAIQYNDGYNETVESFANVINTQEGGTHLTGFRMALTRAINDYARKSGYLKEKDDNLTGDDMREGLTAVIAIKMNSESLQFEGQTKGKLGNAEVQPAVNQVVKEAIDTYLEENPQEARRLMEKVLLAAKARMAARAAKEAVLRKGALEGMTLPGKLTDCQEKDPAQSELYLVEGDSAGGSAKQGRDRKFQAILPLRGKILNTERARLDKILEFEEIKTLIIALGTGIGDTINIDKIRYHRVVIMTDADVDGEHIMTLLLTFFFRYMPQIIERGYLYVAMPPLYKVTFGRDINYVFSDEEKDSLLKLKGNGKPIGIQRYKGLGEMNPEQLWETTMNPQTRIMKKITIDDATEADQVFSMLMGNEVPPRKKFIQTHAKNATLDI; encoded by the coding sequence ATGCCAGATACCCAAGATAACTCATATAGCGCTAAAGATATTCAAGTCCTGGAAGGACTCGAGCCGGTCAGGAAAAGGCCGGGTATGTATATTGGATCAACCGATATACACGGGCTTCACGAGCTCGTTAAAGAAATCGTCGACAACTCCGTCGACGAAGCAATCGCGGGCTACGCTAAAAACGTTTACGTAGTAATTGCCCAAGACGAAAAAGTAACCGTCGTAGACGATGGCCGTGGAATTCCAGTCGAAATCCACCCCAAGATGAAAAAGTCCACTCTGGAAGTGACGATGACGATCCTGCACGCGGGTGGAAAATTCGGCCAAGGCGCCTACAAGGTCTCGGGAGGATTGCACGGCGTTGGTGCATCCGCAGTCAACGCTCTTTCCGATTGGATGAGGGTCGAAATCAGACGTGACGGCAAATTATACGCCCAAGAATATAAAAGAGGAAAGCCGACAACCAAGGTCGAGGAAGTAAAAGAAAGTTTGGTTCCAAGTATCATCAAGCCTCCCAAAACCGGCACTGCTTCTATATTCCTTCCAGACAAATCAATTTTCTCGACCATCAAAACTGACTTTAGGGTTATCGCCAAAAAAATAAAGGAGCGGGCCTACCTCGTCGCAGGTCTTTTCTTTCATATATATGATCAAAGGTCTGGCCAGGAGATCCACTACTACTTTGACGGGGGAGTACAGTCTTTGGTCCGCCACCTTAATAAAAATAAAGCTCCAGTTAACGAAAAACCAATTTTTGTTAGCCGCGAAAACAACGGCATTTTAATAGAAGCCGCAATCCAGTACAACGACGGCTATAACGAAACCGTCGAATCGTTTGCAAACGTAATCAACACACAAGAAGGGGGAACACACTTAACAGGTTTCAGAATGGCCCTGACTCGTGCAATTAACGATTACGCCAGAAAGAGCGGCTACCTCAAGGAAAAAGACGACAACCTAACGGGTGACGACATGCGCGAAGGGCTAACAGCTGTAATTGCCATCAAAATGAACTCCGAAAGCCTGCAGTTCGAGGGTCAAACTAAAGGAAAACTCGGTAACGCAGAAGTTCAACCTGCCGTAAATCAAGTAGTCAAAGAAGCAATAGATACTTATCTTGAGGAAAATCCACAGGAAGCAAGGCGCCTGATGGAAAAAGTTCTCTTGGCAGCAAAAGCCAGAATGGCTGCTCGAGCTGCTAAGGAAGCCGTCCTTCGAAAGGGCGCGCTCGAGGGAATGACGCTTCCCGGAAAACTCACCGATTGTCAGGAAAAGGATCCAGCCCAATCAGAACTCTATTTAGTTGAGGGAGATAGCGCGGGTGGCAGCGCGAAGCAGGGAAGAGATCGTAAATTTCAGGCAATTCTGCCTCTTCGCGGAAAAATTCTAAATACAGAACGCGCGAGGCTCGACAAAATCTTGGAATTTGAAGAAATCAAAACTTTGATTATTGCGCTTGGAACCGGAATAGGCGACACAATAAACATTGATAAAATAAGATATCACCGGGTCGTTATCATGACCGACGCCGACGTCGACGGCGAACATATCATGACGCTTCTTTTAACATTTTTCTTTAGATATATGCCGCAAATAATCGAAAGGGGATATTTGTACGTCGCGATGCCTCCTTTATATAAGGTAACTTTTGGCAGGGACATCAATTACGTTTTTAGCGACGAAGAAAAAGACAGTCTTCTAAAACTCAAGGGCAATGGAAAGCCAATTGGCATTCAAAGATACAAGGGTCTTGGGGAAATGAACCCAGAACAATTGTGGGAGACAACAATGAATCCACAAACCAGAATCATGAAGAAAATCACGATCGACGACGCTACAGAGGCAGATCAAGTTTTCTCAATGCTCATGGGCAACGAAGTTCCGCCAAGAAAGAAGTTCATCCAAACCCACGCCAAAAACGCCACTTTAGATATTTAA